A window of the Henckelia pumila isolate YLH828 chromosome 3, ASM3356847v2, whole genome shotgun sequence genome harbors these coding sequences:
- the LOC140887928 gene encoding cytochrome c oxidase assembly protein COX11, mitochondrial, whose amino-acid sequence MSFFRLTRATRLFSGVNYPIHQASFLSRHLHEAVGSRCGFIGSANNNICRQRFGYEFRGLMSNCGCKLRSYNLEKSHSVFGRHYATNANTEKKSKKMLLYLTGLVFVMVGCTYAAVPLYRRFCQATGYGGTVQRRESVEEKIARHAKDGTMTSREIIVQFNADVADGMPWKFVPTQREVRVKPGESALAFYTAENKSSSPITGISTYNVTPMKAAIYFNKIQCFCFEEQRLLPGEQIDMPVFFYIDPEFETDPKMDGINNLILSYTFFKVSEE is encoded by the exons ATGTCATTTTTTCGTCTTACCAGAGCAACCCGTTTATTTTCTGGCGTTAACTATCCTATTCATCAAGCCAGCTTTTTGTCCAG GCACCTACATGAAGCTGTCGGTTCAAGATGTGGTTTTATTGGATCTGCTAATAACAATATATGTAGGCAAAGATTTGGTTATGAATTTCGTGGTTTAATGTCAAATTGTGGATGTAAGCTAAGGAGTTATAATTTGGAAAAGTCCCATTCTGTTTTTGGTCGACACTATGCTACGAATGCAAACACAGAAAAGAAATCCAAGAAGATGCTTTTGTACTTGACGGGGTTGGTTTTCGTTATGGTGGGGTGTACTTATGCTGCAGTTCCACTGTATAGGAGGTTTTGTCAAGCTACTGGTTATGGAGGTACCGTTCAGCGTCGTGAG AGTGTTGAAGAAAAGATTGCTCGTCATGCCAAAGATGGAACCATGACTTCTAG GGAGATTATTGTGCAGTTCAATGCTGATGTGGCTGATGGAATGCCCTGGAAGTTTGTTCCAACTCAGAGAGAG GTAAGGGTTAAGCCAGGAGAGAGCGCCCTTGCCTTTTATACCGCTGAAAATAAAAGTTCGTCTCCCATTACTGGTATATCTACGTATAATGTCACCCCCATGAAG GCTGCAATCTACTTCAATAAAATACAATGCTTCTGCTTCGAAGAACAACGGCTTCTTCCTGGAGAACAGATTGACATGCCA GTGTTCTTTTACATTGATCCCGAGTTCGAGACAGATCCTAAGATGGATGGAATCAACAACTTGATTCTGTCTTACACATTTTTCAAGGTTTCCGAGGAATAA
- the LOC140887929 gene encoding microtubule-destabilizing protein 60-like isoform X2, with amino-acid sequence MESPNRKFAQKMKEGTKPMEFRLHTQQRAVHRSIFDSSVAIKLYINERQKKQVEKLLKTIEEEEVRMMRRSMIPRAQLMPLFDKPFLPRRSTRPLTIPRDPSFIKNYSGVLYL; translated from the exons ATGGAAAGTCCAAACAGGAAATTTGCTCAAAAG ATGAAAGAAGGTACAAAACCTATGGAATTCAGACTCCACACTCAGCAAAGAGCAGTCCATCGATCTATTTTTGATTCTTCG GTTGCAATCAAGCTGTATATCAATGAGCGACAGAAGAAACAAGTAGAGAAGCTGCTCAAg ACGATAGAAGAGGAAGAGGTTCGGATGATGAGAAGGAGCATGATACCTAGAGCTCAACTCATGCCTCTTTTCGATAAGCCCTTTTTACCACGaag ATCAACAAGGCCTTTGACGATTCCTCGCGATCCAAGTTTTATCAAAAACTACAGCGGCGTTCTCTACCTATGA
- the LOC140887929 gene encoding microtubule-destabilizing protein 60-like isoform X1 — protein MLHTVSKKLIQKFQMKEGTKPMEFRLHTQQRAVHRSIFDSSVAIKLYINERQKKQVEKLLKTIEEEEVRMMRRSMIPRAQLMPLFDKPFLPRRSTRPLTIPRDPSFIKNYSGVLYL, from the exons ATGCTCCACACTGTTTCAAAAAAGCTTATCCAAAAATTTCAGATGAAAGAAGGTACAAAACCTATGGAATTCAGACTCCACACTCAGCAAAGAGCAGTCCATCGATCTATTTTTGATTCTTCG GTTGCAATCAAGCTGTATATCAATGAGCGACAGAAGAAACAAGTAGAGAAGCTGCTCAAg ACGATAGAAGAGGAAGAGGTTCGGATGATGAGAAGGAGCATGATACCTAGAGCTCAACTCATGCCTCTTTTCGATAAGCCCTTTTTACCACGaag ATCAACAAGGCCTTTGACGATTCCTCGCGATCCAAGTTTTATCAAAAACTACAGCGGCGTTCTCTACCTATGA